CTGCCTGCTTTTCAAAGTCCCAACGCTGGTTGGCATCGTACTTAGTTGTGTCATCCACTTTATTCATCAAGTCATCATACTGTTGATCTTTGAATTTCGAGAAATTAATGGTGTTATTGCTGCGCATGCCGTCCAAGAAGTTCTGGGCATCCGGATAGTCAGGTCCCCAGCCGACCGTACAAATATCGAAATCAGTTGAGAAATCACGCGTTACGTGGGTGGCATGCGGGACCGATTCAATATTGATGGTCAGGCCCTTCAGATTGTCTGAAACTGCTCCTTGAACATATTCAGCGAGTTTCTTTTCGGTATCAGTATCATCCACCAGGAAATCAAGGGAAATCTTGTCTTTGCCAATTTCCTTCTGTGCCTTTGCCCAATATTGCTTGGCCTTAGTGGTATCAGTTGGTGCTTGATCGCCCATTTCCGAGGTGAAATCCTTACCGGTTTTCGGATCCTTAGCATAGTTCTTTGGAACGATGTTGTTAGCACCAATCGAGCCATCTTGAAGGACATCCTTTGCCAATTGATCCTGATCGATGACCATGCTGATGGCCTTTCTCAAGTTTTCATTGGAAGTGGCTTTCTTCTTATCATTGAAGTAAATGTAATTGTTTCGGCCAGTTTCAGTTACCACCAGATTTTTGTTGTTCTTATTTTGTTTAACGTATTGTCCAGTCAAACTGGTCAAATCAATTTGTCCGCCGTTAAACATGTTTTGCGCGGTGTTATTGTCTTTAACAACCGTCACATCCACTTCAGGAATTTTGACGTTTTTGGCATCCCAATAGTTCTTATTCTTTTCATATTTCCAAGAATCATTACTGCCGTTCCAGCCAGTGATGGTGTATGCACCATTGGCCACGGTCGTCTCTGAATTAGTGCCATAATGACTGCCATATTTTTTAATAGCCGCCGTTTGAATCGGATAGAAGTTCGTAAATTCATAATTCATGAATGGCACCGGCTTGGTCAATTTAACCGTAAATGTTCGGTCGTTAACTGCATGAATCCCCAGCTTACTTGGATCGGCCTTACCGTTGTTCACAGCAGCAAAGTTTTCGATGTATTGAATGGATGTCGTCTGCTGGGACTTAGTTTTCGGATCAGCCTGCCGGTCAATCGAATTGACAAAATCTTCCGACTTGATAGGTGAACCATCCTGCCATTTAGCATCCTTCTTGATATTAAACGTGTACTTCGTGCCGTTATCAGTTGGTTTGACAACCTCATCAACCACTCCGGCAGCAATTTTGTTATTCGCATCCCTGCGATAAATGCCTTCGCTGACCTGATCGATCACCG
Above is a genomic segment from Lentilactobacillus buchneri containing:
- a CDS encoding peptide ABC transporter substrate-binding protein, with amino-acid sequence MFKDIRFTAIISVVIGFMAVLLSGCASTAVGGGAGSAEKALKITIPGEPLTIDPTKSIETNGGAVIDQVSEGIYRRDANNKIAAGVVDEVVKPTDNGTKYTFNIKKDAKWQDGSPIKSEDFVNSIDRQADPKTKSQQTTSIQYIENFAAVNNGKADPSKLGIHAVNDRTFTVKLTKPVPFMNYEFTNFYPIQTAAIKKYGSHYGTNSETTVANGAYTITGWNGSNDSWKYEKNKNYWDAKNVKIPEVDVTVVKDNNTAQNMFNGGQIDLTSLTGQYVKQNKNNKNLVVTETGRNNYIYFNDKKKATSNENLRKAISMVIDQDQLAKDVLQDGSIGANNIVPKNYAKDPKTGKDFTSEMGDQAPTDTTKAKQYWAKAQKEIGKDKISLDFLVDDTDTEKKLAEYVQGAVSDNLKGLTINIESVPHATHVTRDFSTDFDICTVGWGPDYPDAQNFLDGMRSNNTINFSKFKDQQYDDLMNKVDDTTKYDANQRWDFEKQADKRLMSIAAVAPTYQASQAHLISSKVGGLKWDAMSGQSGKLQYAYWK